TCTTTTGTTGCTTCGTTCCAAAATGTTTTCCATTCCTCTTTCTTGTTCCTAAAATACTCTTTGGCGTTGGTCAAACTCTTGTATATCAAAGCCCAGCCTCCCatttttccagaatttgaCTCATGGAATATTATCGGAATTTCGTCCTTTTCAAGATCCCACTCTATAGGAACATCATCTTCATAATGTATATATAGCTCCTCCCCAAAGTCTATGGGTATATTCTCATCTGTATGGGCaggagaatctccaaaatcAACATCACCAGAGTTTAGGGTGGAATCCCGAGGTTCCCCTGCACCGTGAATATTAGCATCGTCAGAGGACCTAGATAGAGCAAATGTAGCTCCTGTAAGTAGCGCAATGTAACGAAAATTGTTGCGATTAGATAATAAGCTACCGCGAGGATTCGAGGTACCCTCATGTCTATTATTCGGGGTTGATGGTTTTTTTGTTTTGCTTTCTCCTATACCCTTGAAATCAGAATCTGCACATCTTTCCGTATCCTTCATGTTGTTTCTCCCATAATTGGCGGATTCtgagaatgaacaagagCCGGAGCTCGACCCATAGAGGGAGCGACAATGTCCATTAAATGGGCTTCTTTTAGAAATCCTGCGGATCAACGTGCCATTAATATCCATAATTCCGCCATTTTTTGTACAAAGAGTAGAATAATGAGCGTTTTTATGGCCGTTGCAGAGAGTACAGCTCTCCCAGGCAAAATTAGCGGTACCATGACCGCTTCTTGTGCGATAATTATGCCTAATGTATCCAAAATTTGTGTATAAATTGCCATTCAATCGACTTGTGGCCAAAGAATCGCATCTAAAGGCGTTCCAAAGCCTACACACGGCGTAGGAGTCAAACAAACGCCCAGACATTGCGATTGAGAGAGTTCAAGTcatgaaaatgataaagtgcaaagatgaaaagttACGATTTAAAGGAAATGACCTGCCGGTCCCCATGTGTAAATGTGAATGGAGCGTAGTGGAATGAACGCGAACtacagagtagtgagcctagaagagtaggattctcactgtgcaagtacgactgtaaggagtactgaaacaggtgacctaccgacgtcgttagactagggagtaatggcgagtatacgcagtatatgagcttctccatagagtctcaaatctgtctaacccaaggatctctAGAACtcttatataaatgataacCTGCCCGACCAACTAATCCAGATACAATACCATTACCACTGAAGACACCAAGAGTATTCTTTAGATCCCAAAAAGAGTTTCCATGAGAAGCTCCACCAGAAGGGCCGCCTTGCATAGCAGCAGGACCAGGTTGTTGAAGACCTGCAGGAGAAGCATGAGTATCTTTAGTAACTTGAGGACCAGTATCAGTAGCTTCTCTACCAGGTAGACTAGCATCAGAAGTATCAGCTCCAGCATGTTCTCTATCACCCTTTTCACCAGAAGGacctttatcaccatctATACCATCTTCAGCGCCAGAAAGAGATCCTTCAGGAGCAGGATTACCAGGAGCACCAGCAGCAGGTGATGGAGATTGAACACCAGCAACATCCTTTTgtactttggaaatttcTTGAACTTTATCCTTATGTTCCGGAATAGATGATTCACCTTTTTCACCAGGAGGTCCTTGAAGTCCAGCAGTATCAGGACCTTGTACTGGAGATGAGGATTGAGTAGGTTCAGTACATTTTTCATAGATTGTCTCCAGATAGTCACCTGGACCAATGTTGAGAGACTATAATGACAAGCCATTATTTCCTATCcctccatctaccaatgaataAACAGGCTCCCATTCTGCTGTTattgcattatacaactcaATGTTGATAATTccataatggtaactcattcttccatctaCAAAACCTTGTGAATACAGaggctcctatactaaagtatactcgccatCATTCCCTAGTCttcgacgtcggtaggtcacctgctTTGGTCTATAGACCTATGCAGTGATGATCCTACTAAACGGAAGAGCTCCCTGACGGTCGCTCAGgctcctcctagctccgCTAGTAGTTCGCCAGTCCTCCACTTCGCTACGGACTTCGCATTCTACTTTCTGACCTTGGCGTCCAGTTCGGCCTTGATTTCCCTAACGCCCAGGAGGTATTTATCAAGGGGATAGTAATAGAGCAAAAAGAAAAACGTGGCAGTTCCGTAAATCTTGAGAAACGGTCGAGTTGTGATTACCCAAAATGGACCGATAAACTTGCGAAATCCCTTGACTTCGTACTCATCCTTGGCGTCATAGTAGCGAACTGACCTCGCAAACGGAGTCGCCCTGTTTCTCACCAAGCCGTAGCCCAGCGTCCTCCCGAATCTTGCTCCAAGCATCTCTGGTCTTTTCGCAGTTTATCCGTTTAAACAAGTCCACCTACGGCCACCTTGCGGAAATCCTCCGTCTATAGCTACTATGCGCGGAAATCCCTCGCCTGCGATCGCACCTTGACTTTTCCTTGCGTAAAAACGTACAAGGAGCCCAAAAATCAGAGGAAAGGCGAAATCGAGAACCCAGGAGGGAAAACGACGGactttggtatttttaaaaaacTTTTGCGCGGAGaaggaaaattcctcaCTCGTCGCAGAAAAATGTAGGGACTGAGGAAATTTCTCGGAGAAATAGAAAGTGAGGGACTCCAGGGCCCACCGGGCGGCCTACCGCAGGGCTCCCCCGAGGAGCTCACACCCGGCCAAACATCCACACGAACGAAATGTGGAATGGAGAAGAGATGGAATCTATGGACGAGAAGGGAACTGGCTAGGGAAATATCgaaaatgtgcaaaattATCAAAATTCTGGTGGAGACCACCGAACGCTATTGGCGTATTTTGTCCTCCAGTAACGACTAATGTGACGATCCGGCACGTACTTGTACTTGTGAGACTCGTACCATATCGAATGAGTTTGACTGAATGTGAAGCATATGAGTGAAACGAGTGTGCGGAATGTCCGACTGAAGGGAGGAtgagtcccgaagaatgagggactaggCGAACAGAGTGAGCATGATGCTGTCGATGGCGCAAGTCAGAGGCAGCagtggcgagtatacgcagtataggagcatagGCGACCCATGGGAGCCTGTGTAATCcttggtagatggaggagttGTCAAAGCAGATTGAGTGTGTATCTTTGTAGAATCAGGAACTTCAGTATTCTTGGTACAGTAAAAGTCTTAGAGGATGTGTAACCACTGCTATCAGTCTCCTGATTAAGTTTACCAGAAACCTTTTTAAGATGACTTGACACTCTTGCATGCCTCAGATACTCCACCCCCTGTCCAGTATCCTAAGGACTTAAAGAACCCATAATCCTTAGTAGGCCACTTAGTCCGGTCAttctcatacttggaataagtctTAAGGTAaccgtctccagtaaaggccaatatgatcattaaaccttgggataAGAAAGCATTAACAGATGAATAAGTAGCCTCCCActctttacagcattggCAGGTACAGTCTCTACAAGTGCAGTTGGTTCTGCAGTCTTCTTTTTTGCAGCATGGACATGTACATGTGTCTCCTTGGCATTGGCCGAGTTCACACGGACAGctgcagtatttacctacTTGCCTACCAGTACCTACTCCAGAAGGATTTGCACAGTAGTAGGCAGAGTCTCAGCCATGGTACCCTAACTTGAGATTCCAAAAGCTTCCATCATCCATACTAGATTCCATTCCCACCAAACATTAGAAACTCATATCCTTCCTTCATGCTACGCATTATGGTCGCTATAGAATCCAAAAATCAGCACTCTGAATCTTCCAGAGGGACTGTGCTatattcatcatcctcGTCGTAATCATCCTCTACTCTCAAAAATTCTACACCAGCACCGCCATCTGCTCCTTCAGGACTGTAATGGGCCGCAAGATGTCGGGACAAGACTGTCATTTCTACGTCTGAAGGTCTGCCACCAGTTCCAGTCTCCCTGTGGGACTGCGAGCCCTTGAAAAATTTACTCCACCTGGGCCTTTCCTGCCTTCCCGGTATTGAAGGCTCTCTAAAAGTATCTGTAGATTCCATAAGTTCCATTCTATACCTCCTGAATACGTCAAGAGCTAGCCTATCCCACTCTCCATTTATCCTCTCAAAGCATCTAAATTCTACCTTCATTCCAACCTTTATTGCAATAAGCAAGAGGGCTGGCTCTCGACGTATAAAGTAGAGATTTGCAGATATGCATGCTTCATTTCTCCCCTCTTCAGCCTTCCAAATTGGCGTCCCGTTATCCCTCACTTCCGTAGCAAGGAAGCCAAGCTTTGCAAAGTACAGCCTCATTTGTATTCCGAGTAGCTTTATGTTGAATATTCTACATTCCCGAGTATCCCTGTCATCCTCAATATTTAGAATGAATGGGTTTATGCGGGGGATTGGTACTCTAATTGCTTTAATCCTGGCGAGATGATCATTGCAGCCTTCCCAAACATCTCCATTCCTTGCATACCATCTACAGTTTGGACCTGCAGGTGTCCGTTTTATAATTCCCAGGAGATTTGGGCTTCCATCCTTGAGGAATACCTTGGCATATTCAAACTTTTCGCCATCCTCTGGAGTCCAAATTGTGGCTGTGGAATGGAGAACTTTGGTCACCAATACACCCTCTTGAGGGACAACAAAAATGACCTCATTCCCGTCATAATTGCAGCCATAAAGGTTGTAAAGGGATGGTTCTATACTTGAAACGTCTAGGTGCCTCCCAGAGGAATGTATTTCCACTGCCCtgtcatcttcatcatctccacAGCGGCAGAGTCCCACCAGAGACACCGTCCATAGTACTGCTAAAATCTTCATTGTTATGGTCTAGAGATATTAGAGAAGTGCCAAAGTAGCTCTcaaaatgtgcatgcagattttTTGAGCTGAAGTTGTAGAGTAAATATACTGCAAATCGAGTTTCCTCCGACTGTAAAATGCCATCTGTACGCCCATGTTCGCGCTGTACTTTTGCATTCCTCGGCGCCAGTTTATGCTCTCTTGTATTACTAGACTTTTCAAATGTTCTCATAGAACAAGACCGTAATGCGTAGCCTGTCCTCCATACACCCACCGGATGCCCTACGGGTGGTGCTCAATAAAGGCTACCAAAACTCCTTGTCGCCACGCATTGAGTTGTCTATAGTCCTTATAGTATTCTCTGGCGATGTCTTCTTTTAGTGCATGCAGAAGAGCTGTGAAAGATCATAGGAATTCCTGCTGAACAGCTTGCCAGTGCTCTCGCCATACCCCAAAAGATTTCTGCATGCGCAACAAGTTTGGGTACATGAGATCCTATGCTGGTTTATACTTGCCGTATAGTCCATAAGAGAATCCTCTAGAGTAGACTTCTCTGCTGTATAGGCTCCTTCATACTATCCTATCCTCCTTAGCACATGGCACAACCcgatgcttggcatatcataatggtaactcattcatcaaTACTTATTCTAGACTCCATACGGTCGTCCTCCTAGCTCCACAAGTAGAATAAAGAGCCTACCGGAGTGAGAAGAGGTGACAATTCAGACTCATATACTGCGTATGCTTGCCACTTCTCCTCCAGtcactaggctaatagagtctTTATCACTCTTtcattcgttacactcattccatagtgaccattactacctagtctatgacgtcggtaggtcattcctccttccgtttcactccagtaatgaccttaatcctactcttccttaggctccctttggtcgccACAGagctcctttcagtcgctcaggctcactactccgtagctcgcatccctcattcttcgggacatGTTCAGTGCACATGTACATAAACTTACGTCTTTTTGACATTCTTCTCGGTAAATTCATCATCTGGATCTCCCGTCTGTTTCTTGAGCCACTGGTTAAAATCATAATCACCTTCGTCCCAGTCATATTTAAACTCGTAATCTTGGCTCTTTTCTCTAACTGGCTCATCGACTATTCCAACACCAACGTAAACGTTTCCAGAGGGACCGAGAATTACATAGTCACTATCATTCTCGGCGTTTTCGAGcaaacttttattttccttgCTAACCAGTCTGTAGAGTCCATGAATGCAGAGTATACGTAACAAATCAGGCGGATATAATAAGAGTGACTAGAGAATGAACAAACCTGCAGGTATTTAGTGAGGAGGAAACGTAATCTGGTGACTCCCTGTACATTGGACCAATAACTACTCTGTTGTATTCACTAAATACAAACATGTAAATCCTATAGGGAAGACACCATCCCGGTGGTGAAACCAACTTTAGTGAGCAGTAACCGTCAATAGAGTTGGCAGTACCCTCTGGATAAAACCAAAGCTGCAAAGGCTCTACTCCACCCAAGTTGAACATTTGCGATCTAATCGGCTGACCTCTCCTCTTTGGGTGTCTCTTGGACAACATTGGGACCCTAAATTGTTGTTgtgtaaatgtatatttGATGGAATAGTGAGGAGATGAGGATGGTTGAAAAGATGTTGATTTAATAAAGGTTCATAAGAATCCatgcatactcaatatggtacattcttacTGATCCATAAGATACActtgtctaacccaaggatctcctttagaacgtttaaatgcccaccaaccaagtccagtaagaccaccagctccggcaagagGGCCAGAAGatactccaaaggttgACCATAGACTAGTGGCAATAGGAAGTTCAAGAAGTCCACCAGTAGAACGTTCAGTTTTACCAGATTCAGGAGGAGTAGGAGCTTCATCTTCAGCAGTAACTTTAGAAGTAGGAGAAACAGGTTGAGGAGGAGGAGGAGGAGGGGCGGGATCATTGGATCCTCCACAAGTAGTAGGAGATCCAGCAGTACCAGAGTATGATACTCCACCTCCAGGTTGATTATCTTCAGTATCATCTTTAGGTTCACTACTAGCAGCTCCAGGAGCAGGGGGACCAAGTCCATCTTGAATTGCAGTTCCATCAGCTTGAACTCTATCACCAGTTTCTCTACCAGATGGACTATTAACATCAGTATGAGCAGCTCCATCAGAAGATTGATCACCAGCAGCAGTTTGTGTTTTAGGAGATGGAGAGATAAAGTCATTAGTCTTTAGAGGTGTGGTAAGTAGATTTATGACAGTTTCACCTGCTTTTCCAAGAAGCACTCCCATATCTCCAACGAGGGAACCTAACAACCCACTATCGCTCCTACTTCCTGTACTAGTATCCTGAGTTCCTTCACCAGGGTCTCCAGGAGGGGCAGATGAGCCAGCAGGTCCTTTGGATCCAACATCTCCTTTACTATGCTGCATAGATGATATATCAAAGGATACATCCACTTTTGTGTGAGCCTTACTTTGATTACAAGTTCCTATGTCCGTACAATTCAACCCTCTGAGAACTTCAGAAAGTAGATCAAATTCTGGACTACAACCTTTGATATTATTTGGATCTTTGAGCCCAATCAATACTTTTATCCATTTGGAATCATCTCCAGCAGAAGTGCTCTTTTTATACCAGCCTGTGGCTGAGATTTCTCCGGGTGAACTAATATAGATGAGCACTGGATCCTTTGGACAATAAAAAACATATATTGTAGTCTGTTCTGTGGTAGGCAAAGTTAATTCAGAGGGTCTGATATACTTTCTAGTATCAGAGGTTCCATGAGGATAGTACTTTATTGCAGCAAGCTTAGTATTAGCAGTCAGAGAATGTTTGTAGTAATCTAAAGCTTTTGAACCAATTATTGTAGTAGATTGAAGGGTGACTGTAACATTGTATCCACTACCAGTATTATGACTATTGCAACAATATGGAGCCTGCGTACTAGACACAGCATAGGATAGATCCAAAGTAACCTCATTGTCGCGAACACACCTTATACCATCAAGTTGCCTGGTAAGCTCATCAGTAGGATAGTTTCCTTTATAAAATCCATTGGATATTCCACTAAGAGTTCCCCAAGTAAGACcctctttgtctttactATAGAACCACTTAGAGCCACTTCCACCgttatttataaactctacCATTAGAGGAATGCTAGTAGGTTTATGTGAGTAAACTCGTACCTTAGATACTGTATCGTTTTTAGCGAGAGTAACACCTGTGGTATCTTTTCCGTTGTGTGTGACTCTAGAGATCCTAGTGCCACCTCTATTAATTATGTACTCTTGAACAGTATATCCAGGAACACTAGGTTGAGACTTAGATTCTGTAATCCTTCTGGTAGTTTTTATGCAAGCGGATTCGTTCTTATTAGAAAGGAACTGGGATGGATCGGTAGGATCGGTTATTTCAAAAGGGATAGCATAGTTCCTGCTACAATTTTGATCATCAAGTGCCTGTAGTTCACTCATACCAGATACCCAAGTAGGGGTCCAAATATGACTATATCCACTATTGCCCTTGCTATAGTACTTTGGTTGATCACTACCATCCTGCCAACTACTCTTTTTAATTCCAACTAGGATCGGTAAGTTGTCATTCTCAGTCCAGAAGTAGACGAAAAAACCTTTAACATTATGTATAGTGTTCATCGATCCTATCTGACCATCTTTCAACTTATTACTTACAACAAAAGTATTACTACTACCAGTGACAGGTCTATGAGAGTACTTTAAGAATACCTTAGGTATATTATTAGGGTTTTCTTTCTTAACAAGTATTGGAGTATTACCATCAAAGTAGAGAGTTTCATTTTTTCCAGGAGATGGAATCTTAGTAATGTCCAGTTTTACCTCGCTAGGAGCCTTGCATTGGTTTACACTCAAACTTCCTGTAAGGGTTTCAAAGTCTCTCTTAACACGTTCATTAGCTCTATCCGGTGTATTGCCTGTTAGCACATTATATTCTATCCAAACATTTCCACCAGTATTCTTAAACCATCTATCATTGTAAGATGAATTTTCAGACTTTATGTGGAAAAGGAACGGCTTGTGATCACATGCTGGCATAAATATGGTAATTTTAGTAGCTTTAACGGGGAAGTGTAGTCCACTCACATTTTGTGGAGTACCTCCAATGTTAAATCCTCCTATAGTCAATTCAGTTGTTCCATAAATTTGAGGATTTGGAATATGATCAAATGTGACATACTTAGGAAAGTCAAATATGTCAGGGTTAAGTGTAACTTTTACCTTCTTAGTGTAgacttcttcatcattgTCATGATTGTGACAATATTCCTCATCTTTGTCTTTGGAGAGGTTTATTTCAACAATACCCTGTAGCCTACATGCTAGTTGATCTAGCTTATCCTTGAACTCATTTCCACCCTGCCCTGGGTCAATAGTAGGAAATTCGTTAGTATTACCGatcttcctccatattGTATTACCTTTATCTAGGTTCTCATACCATTTATATTCTGCTCCACTATAATCCTTGACCCCAAGTAGGAGAGGAGTCTGTATGGTGGCTCTGTTACCATAATCACGATAATATGTTGTAGCCTCCCATATCATAGAATAGTTGGTGGAAAATGAAGTATGAGATACACCTTTCTCATATTCTATTCTAAGGGGCTTATTAGCATAGTTAAGACCAGTTATCCATGTAGATAGCTTCTCATGAGCACAAAACCCGTAGTCTATAGTACCTCCTACTAAATCTGTCCTAGCACTAATTCGTGGGTCATCAGTACAAGAACCCCTGCATTTTTTGCTGATGTCTATGTCTCTTGACATTCATTCTTGACTTTATCTTAAAcctctttcaaaactctgagatccatgagtagtctcaatacgaccaaagggagcacatTCTCTTaactactccctagacaaccattcatcctccctcacaagtagctcaccATCTGGAGTATAGTACACGTAACTTACCAATAAATGGGCCATGCAAACTGCATTCCGGCTGAAACGGCAAATGGGTAGGCGTCTGTAGCTCCGATAAACTGGACATCAAAATAGGAATCCAGAGTCCGATCATCTCCGCCAAACCCAGACTCGTAAAAACTCCTCTTGAAAAAGTTTGAATCGTGATACGTTGGGAGTGGCTGTTCCCACTCAATCGAGTCCAGAAACTCCTTTGTTACATTATCACCAACCCTGCGTCTTCCACGTGCAATGTCATCCTCTGAAGGAACATCCATGTGCCAACGCTTACGCTGCAAACGTCCAGAGTCTCGCTTGCGCTGCAATTCACGTCGCCTTCCGGTGCGAAGTATGGGATTATCCGGGTCAAGATACGATGGAAATGCTGTTGGCTGGATCATTAAATTGTGCAAAAGCTCCCTCTGCTTTTTGGATTCATCATTTGATTTGAATTCAATGTTCTGTAGGTAATCCTTTCGGTATGTTTTAAAGCGCTCAAACTCTTGGTAGTCATAGTCTCCAACCTCGTCATATAGTTCAATGGCTTCTTTAGATGTAGAATTCTTTGGACTAACATGcttttcatctccagattcCGGAGAATTTAAAAGGCTGTAAATCGACTCCAACAGCtcatttccaaagtttgGCTTGACATCCGAGGGCATCTTGCTAACCGGTTCAAGCCCATGCGGATTCTGTCCCTCAAACTCAAACGAAGCCCACTCCCTCGGAACCGGTATCCTCAAGTCGGCGTAACGGCCACTAAACGCATTGCCGTCGACAATGTACAAGGTATTGTGCTTGTCCTTTTCCAAGTCCTCAAAAAATTCGTCCATTGTCCTATTCAAGTGATGCTCAATGTTCTCGTACGTAATGTTGAAGTATCTGCAGGTATGAGTGTAATGGCAAAGTGTGTATAGAGACATTAATGCAGAGAAGCGTAGCAGCAAAATGCATAAAATAGAAAAGGGAGCACAGACAAACCTGTACATGTTTGACTTTTTTCTGGATGAATTCTTGAGGTAGTGTTCTCGTTCCAGGTATAATTTCTTGAGCAGTTCGTgtttcttttcattctccatGAGATTTATGCGATAGCGTCTCTTTATTCTCCCAAAACCGTTGGTTCCATGACCTCGTGCCATCATTCCTCCCAGGCTTGGAGGCATCAAAAAGGCTCTGCACGCCTTCCTACCCTTTTCATCATGCCTCGCTTTACCAAATGGCCGGATCAATGGTCGAGCATGACGCCTAAAAGACGACTGAAACGAGCTCAGTGTGTAACTCGACTGGTCATTTCTAGGCCGACCAAACCAGCGTCTAGACCAGCGATTCCCAGGTCTACCAGAACCTCTTGCTGAATACTCTAAACCCTCCAGGGGAGACCCGAGGGAGGCGCCCCCAAACCTCTCATTCAGCCCATGGCAGAGTGAGTCAGCAAAGAGCGCGCTGGCGGCGTTTTTCCACAAATCCTCGAGGAATCCACGAGACGAAATGACAATTGCGATGAAAAGTAGCCTTTGGAGGACTTTTAGGCCAAAAAACATGACAATTTGGCCTCGTTCCCGCAAAAGACAGAATCCTCCATAAATGTTGCGATAATCAAGCCCATTCGCTTCAAACTACCGCGATTCAATCTTTTCTATGTGACATACATGTGTCTGCCGATTTTTAGCTCACaagagtttgtttttggCGGAATAACTTCGACTGTGTGGAGGCCACCACGTCCTTCTCTTTCTCCACATTCCGTCCGTCATAGCGCCGTTTTCCGACGTTGCCAGACCTGTCAAAGCACAAGCCAGTGATAAGCTCCCTGGAACTGGCGGAGTATCGGCCTTCCTGGCTACACACGGGGCTTGCCAGTCTCTTCTTGGAGAGCCTCCAGACTCTGCTAGAGGCCCTTTCAGACCACCCCTTCCCATTCCATCTCACATGTATAGTCTGGTTAATCTGGTTGGAGGGTGCTAAGGAGCCTGTAAATGCCCGGAATAGGTCCGGGCTCACGACGACTCATGACTGCAAATCTCGGCCACAATGATCCTTGATGTGTGCATGCGACACTTTTagtatttataaactctaGCATCATCATTTAAACTTGCAAGGAACCTGTTATTTCTCCAAAAAGCCGCGCTCAGCCTCGACAGCATACCCAAGGAGATTTGCGTGCAAGAGCTCATTACCGCGTTTTTTGAC
This region of Theileria equi strain WA chromosome 1, complete sequence genomic DNA includes:
- a CDS encoding hypothetical protein (encoded by transcript BEWA_029220A), whose product is MSGRLFDSYAVCRLWNAFRCDSLATSRLNGNLYTNFGYIRHNYRTRSGHGTANFAWESCTLCNGHKNAHYSTLCTKNGGIMDINGTLIRRISKRSPFNGHCRSLYGSSSGSCSFSESANYGRNNMKDTERCADSDFKGIGESKTKKPSTPNNRHEGTSNPRGSLLSNRNNFRYIALLTGATFALSRSSDDANIHGAGEPRDSTLNSGDVDFGDSPAHTDENIPIDFGEELYIHYEDDVPIEWDLEKDEIPIIFHESNSGKMGGWALIYKSLTNAKEYFRNKKEEWKTFWNEATKEGKVVSMEPLWVVLSNTSPTTFGNAFMFACGSIFTLWKLGDNMRSSQLSNFMQRHFLASYEALKGKRYHTFLTSGK
- a CDS encoding hypothetical protein (encoded by transcript BEWA_029230A); the encoded protein is MGACDYLETIYEKCTEPTQSSSPVQGPDTAGLQGPPGEKGESSIPEHKDKVQEISKVQKDVAGVQSPSPAAGAPGNPAPEGSLSGAEDGIDGDKGPSGEKGDREHAGADTSDASLPGREATDTGPQVTKDTHASPAGLQQPGPAAMQGGPSGGASHGNSFWDLKNTLGVFSGNGIVSGLVGRAGYHLYKSSRDPWVRQI
- a CDS encoding hypothetical protein (encoded by transcript BEWA_029240A), giving the protein MLGARFGRTLGYGLVRNRATPFARSVRYYDAKDEYEVKGFRKFIGPFWVITTRPFLKIYGTATFFFLLYYYPLDKYLLGVREIKAELDAKVRK
- a CDS encoding signal peptide-containing protein (encoded by transcript BEWA_029250A); protein product: MKILAVLWTVSLVGLCRCGDDEDDRAVEIHSSGRHLDVSSIEPSLYNLYGCNYDGNEVIFVVPQEGVLVTKVLHSTATIWTPEDGEKFEYAKVFLKDGSPNLLGIIKRTPAGPNCRWYARNGDVWEGCNDHLARIKAIRVPIPRINPFILNIEDDRDTRECRIFNIKLLGIQMRLYFAKLGFLATEVRDNGTPIWKAEEGRNEACISANLYFIRREPALLLIAIKVGMKVEFRCFERINGEWDRLALDVFRRYRMELMESTDTFREPSIPGRQERPRWSKFFKGSQSHRETGTGGRPSDVEMTVLSRHLAAHYSPEGADGGAGVEFLRVEDDYDEDDEYSTVPLEDSEC
- a CDS encoding hypothetical protein (encoded by transcript BEWA_029260A), which encodes MLSKRHPKRRGQPIRSQMFNLGGVEPLQLWFYPEGTANSIDGYCSLKLVSPPGWCLPYRIYMFVFSEYNRVVIGPMYRESPDYVSSSLNTCRLVSKENKSLLENAENDSDYVILGPSGNVYVGVGIVDEPVREKSQDYEFKYDWDEGDYDFNQWLKKQTGDPDDEFTEKNVKKT
- a CDS encoding hypothetical protein (encoded by transcript BEWA_029270A) is translated as MSRDIDISKKCRGSCTDDPRISARTDLVGGTIDYGFCAHEKLSTWITGLNYANKPLRIEYEKGVSHTSFSTNYSMIWEATTYYRDYGNRATIQTPLLLGVKDYSGAEYKWYENLDKGNTIWRKIGNTNEFPTIDPGQGGNEFKDKLDQLACRLQGIVEINLSKDKDEEYCHNHDNDEEVYTKKVKVTLNPDIFDFPKYVTFDHIPNPQIYGTTELTIGGFNIGGTPQNVSGLHFPVKATKITIFMPACDHKPFLFHIKSENSSYNDRWFKNTGGNVWIEYNVLTGNTPDRANERVKRDFETLTGSLSVNQCKAPSEVKLDITKIPSPGKNETLYFDGNTPILVKKENPNNIPKVFLKYSHRPVTGSSNTFVVSNKLKDGQIGSMNTIHNVKGFFVYFWTENDNLPILVGIKKSSWQDGSDQPKYYSKGNSGYSHIWTPTWVSGMSELQALDDQNCSRNYAIPFEITDPTDPSQFLSNKNESACIKTTRRITESKSQPSVPGYTVQEYIINRGGTRISRVTHNGKDTTGVTLAKNDTVSKVRVYSHKPTSIPLMVEFINNGGSGSKWFYSKDKEGLTWGTLSGISNGFYKGNYPTDELTRQLDGIRCVRDNEVTLDLSYAVSSTQAPYCCNSHNTGSGYNVTVTLQSTTIIGSKALDYYKHSLTANTKLAAIKYYPHGTSDTRKYIRPSELTLPTTEQTTIYVFYCPKDPVLIYISSPGEISATGWYKKSTSAGDDSKWIKVLIGLKDPNNIKGCSPEFDLLSEVLRGLNCTDIGTCNQSKAHTKVDVSFDISSMQHSKGDVGSKGPAGSSAPPGDPGEGTQDTSTGSRSDSGLLGSLVGDMGVLLGKAGETVINLLTTPLKTNDFISPSPKTQTAAGDQSSDGAAHTDVNSPSGRETGDRVQADGTAIQDGLGPPAPGAASSEPKDDTEDNQPGGGVSYSGTAGSPTTCGGSNDPAPPPPPPQPVSPTSKVTAEDEAPTPPESGKTERSTGGLLELPIATSLWSTFGVSSGPLAGAGGLTGLGWWAFKRSKGDPWVRQVYLMDQ
- a CDS encoding hypothetical protein (encoded by transcript BEWA_029280A): MARGHGTNGFGRIKRRYRINLMENEKKHELLKKLYLEREHYLKNSSRKKSNMYRYFNITYENIEHHLNRTMDEFFEDLEKDKHNTLYIVDGNAFSGRYADLRIPVPREWASFEFEGQNPHGLEPVSKMPSDVKPNFGNELLESIYSLLNSPESGDEKHVSPKNSTSKEAIELYDEVGDYDYQEFERFKTYRKDYLQNIEFKSNDESKKQRELLHNLMIQPTAFPSYLDPDNPILRTGRRRELQRKRDSGRLQRKRWHMDVPSEDDIARGRRRVGDNVTKEFLDSIEWEQPLPTYHDSNFFKRSFYESGFGGDDRTLDSYFDVQFIGATDAYPFAVSAGMQFAWPIYW